From Mycteria americana isolate JAX WOST 10 ecotype Jacksonville Zoo and Gardens chromosome 4, USCA_MyAme_1.0, whole genome shotgun sequence, one genomic window encodes:
- the PDGFRL gene encoding platelet-derived growth factor receptor-like protein — translation MRLWVLLSLLLLQETLPHVIGQPAKSKRPKEPGENKIKPVNKKVKPKTPKMKERESADSSLKSQSILTQVMDKGRFQKLAATLSLSAGQSIELRCKGSNVIWNYPSYLDTFKDSRLSIKQLDKYGQLILANSTAADTGEYSCWLQLCNGNKCTKDETKTGSTYIFFTDKEELFVPTPSYFEIVYLNPDKPAVIPCRVTTPSAKVTLHREFPAEEIETDGTDIIYDVKKGFVYQHPTSDHKGIVYCKAESQGAPQISIKYHLLYVEVPKGPPSTTIAASSNRAELSDSIHVICTVLGEPDVDVNFRWQYPGQESEKPAIIQSFWRLINRGTGHTTRISKSILLVEDFQARDAGNYICIAQNLQGETTVATKVELN, via the exons ATGCGGCTCTGGGTGCtcctcagcctgctgctgctgcaggaaacGCTGCCGCACG TTATTGGACAGCCTGCAAAAAGTAAGCGTCCAAAAGAGCctggggaaaacaaaattaagcctgtcaacaaaaaagtaaaacccaaaacccccaaaatgaaGGAGAGAGAATCTGCTGACTCCTCTTTGAAGTCCCAGTCCATACTGACACAGGTGATGGATAAAGGTCGTTTCCAGAAACTAGCTGCCACTTTAAGCCTGTCTGCAGGACAAAGCATAGAACTGCGATGTAAGGGGAGTAATGTTATTTGGAACTATCCTTCATACTTAGACACCTTTAAAGACTCCAGACTCAG taTAAAGCAGCTTGACAAGTACGGTCAGCTGATCCTTGCAAACTCCACTGCAGCAGACACAGGTGAATATAGCTGCTGGCTTCAGCTGTGCAATGGTAACAAATGCACCAAGGATGAGACTAAAACAGGTTCAACATACATCTTTTTCACAG ATAAAGAGGAACTTTTTGTACCTACTCCCAGTTATTTTGAGATTGTCTACCTGAACCCAGATAAACCTGCAGTCATACCATGCCGTGTTACTACTCCTTCAGCAAAAGTAACTCTACACAGGGAATTTCCAGCAGAAGAAATTGAAACAGATGGAACTGATATTATTTATGATGTGAAGAAGGGTTTTGTCTACCAGCACCCTACTTCTGATCATAAAGGTATTGTCTACTGCAAAGCAGAGTCACAGGGAGCACCTCAGATTTCCATCAAGTATCACCTACTGTATGTGGAAG TTCCCAAGGGCCCACCCTCAACCACAATTGCGGCATCATCCAATAGAGCAGAACTCAGTGACAGCATTCATGTAATCTGCACAGTCCTTGGGGAGCCAGATGTAGATGTGAACTTCAGGTGGCAGTACCCAGGACAAGAG tccGAGAAGCCTGCGATTATCCAAAGCTTCTGGAGATTGATAAACAGAGGAACCGGACATACCACAAGAATCTCAAAAAGCATTCTTCTTGTTGAGGATTTTCAAGCCAGAGATGCTGGAAACTACATTTGTATAGCTCAGAACCTACAAGGAGAAACAACAGTAGCTACTAAAGTTGAACTAAATTGA